A portion of the Croceicoccus marinus genome contains these proteins:
- a CDS encoding type II toxin-antitoxin system RelE/ParE family toxin, producing the protein MEIESIDHKNLRKFFTSGKARGLMEVERLRRMLAFIDAAGSFAELGIPPNFGFHALTGDRDGRFAMTVTKNWRLVFTKVDETTIANLDLEDYH; encoded by the coding sequence TTGGAGATCGAAAGCATCGATCATAAGAACCTTCGCAAGTTTTTCACGAGCGGGAAGGCGAGGGGGCTCATGGAGGTGGAACGCCTGCGCAGGATGCTCGCGTTTATCGATGCCGCGGGTTCATTTGCCGAGTTAGGCATCCCGCCGAACTTCGGTTTCCATGCGCTGACAGGCGATCGCGATGGGCGGTTTGCAATGACGGTGACGAAGAACTGGCGGCTCGTGTTCACCAAGGTTGACGAGACCACCATCGCCAATCTCGACTTGGAGGATTATCACTGA
- a CDS encoding IS110 family transposase, with the protein MSQVTTIGLDIAKNVFHAHGADERGAMVFSRKLTRAKLLDFFAKQPTCVVALEACGGAHHWARELAALGHDARLIPPSYVKPFVKRNKSDALDAEAICEAAQRPGMRYVAVKCEEQQAAGLVFRTRDLMVRQRTQLINAIRGHLSEYGWVAPRGTAHMAMLADLLEEEAMAATLPQAARPMFKLMVEHLNELEKRVAELDREIARRAKEDEDARRLMTIPGVGPIAATAILALAPPIETFRKSRDFAAWLGLTPRQHSTGGKQRLGSISRMGERSIRRLLIIGGSSIVRQARRFGAPEGSWLERMLARKPRMLVSVALANKMARMVWALLTKREDHRAPAALAV; encoded by the coding sequence GTGTCACAGGTTACCACGATTGGTCTGGATATCGCGAAGAACGTTTTTCATGCCCATGGCGCGGATGAGCGTGGAGCGATGGTTTTCAGTCGCAAACTGACCCGAGCCAAGTTGCTCGACTTCTTTGCCAAGCAACCCACGTGTGTAGTCGCACTCGAGGCATGTGGCGGTGCGCATCACTGGGCACGCGAGTTAGCCGCGTTGGGGCACGACGCTCGACTGATCCCGCCATCCTACGTGAAGCCGTTCGTGAAGCGGAACAAAAGCGATGCCTTGGATGCGGAAGCGATCTGCGAGGCAGCGCAGCGCCCCGGTATGCGCTATGTGGCGGTGAAGTGCGAGGAGCAACAGGCGGCCGGCCTCGTGTTCCGCACGCGCGATCTGATGGTTCGCCAGCGCACGCAGCTGATCAATGCGATCCGCGGTCATCTGAGCGAATATGGTTGGGTCGCTCCTCGCGGAACGGCGCACATGGCGATGTTGGCCGATCTTCTCGAAGAAGAGGCAATGGCCGCCACTCTTCCGCAAGCGGCGCGACCAATGTTCAAGCTGATGGTCGAGCACCTGAATGAACTCGAAAAGCGCGTCGCAGAGTTGGACCGCGAAATCGCCCGCCGTGCGAAGGAAGACGAAGATGCCCGGCGGCTCATGACCATTCCCGGTGTCGGTCCGATCGCGGCAACGGCAATTCTCGCGCTCGCACCGCCGATCGAGACTTTCCGCAAGAGCCGCGACTTCGCGGCATGGCTGGGTCTGACACCGCGCCAGCACTCAACCGGTGGTAAGCAACGCCTTGGCAGCATATCACGAATGGGCGAACGGAGCATTCGACGACTGCTGATCATCGGCGGCAGCTCGATAGTTCGCCAGGCAAGACGCTTCGGGGCGCCGGAAGGTTCGTGGCTGGAACGCATGCTGGCTCGTAAGCCGCGCATGCTGGTCTCGGTGGCGCTTGCCAACAAAATGGCGCGCATGGTCTGGGCCCTGCTTACCAAGCGCGAAGATCATAGAGCTCCGGCGGCCCTCGCGGTGTAA
- a CDS encoding HigA family addiction module antitoxin, with amino-acid sequence MALKMHRTLAVHPGTWLKEEMVVPYGVTVTDLAERFGVSRPPLSNLLNGKAGLSPEMAIRFEKAFGVSAATLLRMQATYDLARAEKLADGIKVDRIPEPV; translated from the coding sequence ATGGCTCTCAAGATGCATCGCACGCTGGCGGTTCACCCCGGCACCTGGCTCAAGGAAGAGATGGTGGTGCCTTATGGCGTTACTGTCACTGACCTGGCCGAGCGCTTCGGTGTATCGCGGCCGCCATTGAGCAATCTGCTCAACGGCAAGGCGGGACTGTCGCCTGAAATGGCGATCCGTTTCGAAAAGGCTTTCGGTGTTTCTGCGGCAACGCTGCTACGCATGCAGGCGACCTATGATCTCGCGCGCGCGGAGAAATTGGCCGACGGTATCAAGGTCGATCGTATCCCGGAGCCTGTCTAA
- a CDS encoding MucR family transcriptional regulator, with the protein MNDFDARRASLELVTAFVNNNRLTAAELPKLLGDVFKAISDFEAKSGEEADLDEKQFEADAPIAPAPAATLGTASTAIAELSESQTPAIDDGPQAPTAQEPAVSVETSLADPSVIVSLITGEKFKMLKRHLKKHGVTEAEYRKRFDLPDDYPMVAPAYSKLRREVATKMHQNGKEGGSESKAAEEPGAATVDEPSKAPKRKVATANKTSQGKVTSSQKKARASRAASARALKRDKGPEETETTETRAAPENAPDVSSVAHGAPDANPASNSLPEGMQTDMANADNKPLEPATEKPVRKRRMARQPADESLAANTTPALTDKPENADASSADTGAKAKSAGRKTSKARGGGATKTTSAGAGVEPKSASKDRKKLSPVFR; encoded by the coding sequence ATGAACGATTTTGACGCGCGCCGTGCTTCGCTGGAACTGGTTACCGCCTTTGTAAATAACAACAGGCTCACGGCTGCCGAGCTTCCGAAATTGCTCGGCGATGTATTTAAAGCAATTTCGGATTTCGAGGCTAAATCCGGGGAAGAGGCTGACCTCGACGAAAAGCAGTTCGAGGCTGATGCGCCAATCGCACCTGCTCCCGCCGCGACCCTCGGAACCGCATCGACAGCAATTGCCGAGCTCTCCGAAAGTCAAACCCCGGCAATTGACGATGGCCCGCAGGCACCTACGGCCCAAGAGCCTGCCGTGTCGGTCGAAACCTCGCTTGCCGATCCGAGTGTCATCGTCTCGCTGATCACTGGCGAGAAGTTCAAGATGCTCAAACGACACCTGAAAAAGCACGGCGTGACTGAGGCGGAATACAGGAAGCGTTTTGATTTGCCCGACGATTATCCGATGGTCGCGCCCGCCTATTCGAAGCTCCGCCGCGAAGTGGCGACAAAGATGCATCAGAATGGCAAAGAGGGCGGTTCGGAGAGCAAGGCTGCGGAAGAACCAGGGGCTGCAACCGTTGATGAGCCATCCAAGGCGCCGAAACGGAAAGTCGCTACGGCCAATAAGACCTCTCAAGGAAAGGTGACTTCTTCACAAAAGAAAGCGCGCGCGAGCAGAGCCGCTTCCGCAAGGGCTTTAAAGCGAGACAAGGGGCCTGAGGAGACTGAGACCACCGAAACCCGTGCCGCCCCGGAGAATGCCCCCGACGTGTCGTCGGTCGCTCACGGCGCCCCGGACGCTAACCCGGCTTCGAACTCGCTGCCTGAAGGCATGCAGACTGACATGGCAAACGCGGACAACAAGCCCTTGGAGCCAGCAACTGAGAAGCCTGTGCGGAAACGGCGCATGGCCCGGCAACCGGCTGACGAAAGTCTTGCTGCCAATACAACCCCGGCTCTTACGGACAAGCCTGAGAATGCGGATGCCAGTTCGGCTGACACAGGTGCAAAAGCCAAGTCTGCAGGCCGCAAGACCAGCAAGGCGAGGGGAGGGGGCGCGACGAAAACGACATCGGCCGGCGCCGGTGTGGAGCCGAAATCGGCGAGCAAGGACCGCAAGAAACTCTCACCGGTATTTCGCTGA
- a CDS encoding Coenzyme F420 hydrogenase/dehydrogenase, beta subunit C-terminal domain — protein sequence MTMEIVRDKGTLSTVIDGGYCIGCGGCAAVSPDIEITSEGCGQYKASLPKISVIETEKALSVCPFSDNGFHEDALGRMFFGENASHDSRLGWHEALYAGYVAEGSFRKRGASGGFTTWILAQLLKDGLVDAVIHVRPADRQETGALFRYSISRTEEEITSRAKSRYYPVEISEVIAEVRRVPGKYVFVGLPCFVKTVRRLAEQDQVIRERVVYTVGLVCGHLKSASFSDALAWEQDIPPGELKEIDFRVKLSERDASDYGVYLRSEEKESVSPVRASISGDWGLNFFRYSACDYCDDVFAETADIAVGDAWLPNYSNDTEGNSVVVVRSIALAQIVARARADGRLSLDVLSADHMAQSQAGGLRDRREGLAFRLFQKHAAGAWTPKKRVLPSDALSEKRKRIYEQRSKLRQLSHSYWSQAVSARDFNVFRESLAPHISEMRGLYSRPIPLMIAGKLYRALKRLKRRYF from the coding sequence ATGACCATGGAAATAGTTAGGGATAAAGGAACGTTATCAACTGTCATTGATGGAGGATACTGTATCGGATGTGGCGGTTGCGCAGCTGTCTCTCCTGATATCGAAATAACGTCCGAAGGCTGTGGGCAATACAAAGCTAGCCTTCCAAAAATATCTGTTATCGAGACAGAAAAGGCACTTTCGGTTTGTCCGTTCAGCGACAATGGCTTCCATGAAGATGCTCTTGGCAGGATGTTCTTCGGGGAGAACGCCAGTCATGACTCGCGATTGGGTTGGCACGAGGCCCTTTATGCGGGCTATGTCGCAGAAGGATCCTTTCGGAAGCGCGGCGCTTCTGGCGGATTCACTACTTGGATCCTCGCGCAGTTGTTGAAGGACGGTTTGGTTGACGCAGTCATCCATGTCCGACCAGCGGATCGACAGGAAACGGGAGCACTTTTCAGGTACAGCATCTCCCGAACCGAAGAAGAGATCACTTCAAGGGCGAAGTCTCGCTATTACCCGGTTGAGATCTCTGAGGTGATCGCAGAAGTCCGCCGCGTGCCAGGCAAATACGTTTTTGTGGGACTTCCTTGCTTTGTAAAAACTGTTCGCCGCTTAGCAGAACAAGACCAAGTAATTCGTGAGAGAGTCGTCTACACGGTAGGACTGGTTTGTGGGCATCTTAAGAGCGCATCCTTTTCTGACGCTCTCGCTTGGGAACAAGATATACCGCCGGGAGAACTGAAAGAAATCGACTTCCGCGTAAAACTTTCCGAGCGAGACGCTAGCGACTACGGTGTTTATCTCCGGTCAGAAGAAAAAGAAAGTGTTTCACCGGTTAGGGCTTCGATAAGTGGCGACTGGGGATTGAATTTCTTTCGTTATAGTGCTTGCGATTACTGCGATGATGTTTTTGCGGAGACCGCCGATATCGCAGTTGGCGATGCATGGCTGCCGAACTATAGCAACGATACGGAAGGAAACTCTGTTGTTGTAGTGAGGTCCATCGCCCTTGCGCAAATTGTTGCTCGGGCCCGCGCCGACGGGCGCCTGAGTTTAGATGTACTTTCGGCCGATCATATGGCGCAATCTCAGGCGGGCGGGTTGCGTGACCGTCGTGAGGGCCTAGCTTTTCGATTATTTCAAAAGCATGCTGCGGGAGCATGGACACCCAAAAAACGAGTGCTACCCTCCGATGCGTTGTCAGAGAAGCGCAAAAGGATTTATGAACAGCGGAGCAAACTAAGACAGCTTAGTCATTCGTATTGGAGCCAGGCAGTATCTGCTCGAGACTTTAACGTTTTCCGGGAAAGTTTAGCACCACATATCTCTGAAATGCGCGGCTTGTACAGTAGACCAATTCCCCTAATGATTGCCGGTAAACTTTATCGTGCACTGAAACGTCTGAAGCGCCGCTATTTTTAG